From Camelina sativa cultivar DH55 chromosome 5, Cs, whole genome shotgun sequence:
ATGATGCCACACTAGCATGTggatttttttctatgttacaTGGGAACCTCGACATGGCGGGTCATTATCTTTACCTGTTTTTGGAATACCACTACCAACTAAATACAACTCAAACAAGGATTTTGGGCAGGGAGTTGTTCATGTTGCTGGGTAGATATCAGACGGCGCGAGAAAACACGTACAAGGATACATTCGTCTATCCGATTGCCCCTTTGATCCCTTCTCCGGAATGTGCtaaattgtgtttattggagCATGGTCTGTACTCTCTCAACTATCGAGACTATGACATGGTGTGCAACAATTGCGGCCTTTGGTGGTTGGCGAAATCTATATCCGAGATCCTTTAGTTATATTATCTCTTTAGATGTTTCGCCCTAAACGTTTCATCTAAATGTCTTCTGTTATAAACGCAGTACTAATATCTACGTCATAGGCTTTACGCGGACTGAATCCGGCCTTTTGTTTCAATGGTTTTCTCTTCTACTTATTTTTAAGCATGTACCACTTGATGTTGTTTCCTTTCCTTTTGTAACTGTTCTATCTTGCAAAAGAACTATACACAATAGATATATCTGCCAATTGTGTATGTACAACAAAGTGTGTGTGGGTACATGGGTCCTTACGTTTGGTACGAGAAATGTATTGTTTTGTTACTACTGTGCATTCGGTTGGTGAAGTCGGGAAGTGTTCACATCCCTATGATTTCAAGGTATCGGGCCTCAATTTTAATAAGCCCATTCGGTATGgatttgttgtttatttcttaAACTCAAACAACATTCGGTCAAATTTAATAAGCCCATTCGAACGAACATCAGAAGGCCTCAATTTTTAGAGTTTGAGTTGAGGACccatttaaaaatttcaaaaattacatCGGCCTTACtgagaaaaacaattttaaagtaAACAATACAATTTCTTTTCGCATTGGGCCTCCAATGTTGCTGGACCGGCAATTAAATTATggttttttaatatgtaaactacgaattaaagtaaatttgaaatataaacccgaagaaaaacaaagaaagcgaAGAGTCGCgacgttttgttttatttaaatagcATCACCCTGTCTCCTTTCCAAACCCAGGGTAGACACGAGTAACAGGATCTTATCAGAAAAAACCATGGAGTTTAGAGTTGATGCCATCGCTGATCTTAGACCAGGAAAAACGAATTGGATTATCCAAGCGAAGGTCTTGAATTCGTGGTATGTTACTGAGTTCTTTTGGAAGCGGGTTCTGCTCCTTGCTGATACACGGGTTAGTCCACTTtgctttgtaaaatatttgcaCGAAGTTGTTAACCAACGCAGTGGTCTTCTACACAATTGATATGCAATTTGTAGGGTGACACAATCGAGGTGGCGTTTTTACCAGGGACCTATAAGAAAATGAGGAAGTATATCTATGATGGTGATTGGTATGAAATTAGGAATTTCAAGGTCATCCAGCCAACACTTAGGGAGAGGAATACACATCATCCTTTCCAAATCAAATTTACTGATGAGTCGACGATGGGCCTGCTCTCACCGGTGAATCAAAAACACTACTTCCGTTTCGAAGATTTGGGTGATATATCTCGAGGGAGAATTACCCATCCCATATCATTCGGTACGCTTATcttcaattttcaattacacAAATCGTTTGAAACAACGTTAAAAAACGTTTGCTAATTGATATATTTGTGATTATCACTAGTTTTTAGGCCTCATACTAAATAAATAGGTTAGTAGACaatttcatatcaaaatacaTAGGTCGTAACATTTAAAGTATGTGTCTACCCCGAATCAGATGTCTGTGGGTGTGTAGTTGGGGTGGAAGACAGAAGATTGCTCGAGGGGGCAAATGCGGCCAATGAAGTTGTCCTCACCCTACTGAATGGGAGGTAAAGGAGATTTGTGCTACCTTTTCAATACATttacatttaaagttttttcgTATGCCCATTCAATATTAACATGAGAAAATCGTAGGAATGAAACCCTCAAGTGTCGTGCCCTAGATGATTATGCTGCTCGCTTCATAAATGCTTGGGAAGCACTCGGGTGTCATCTTACTTTTACATCCGAACCCGTCTTTTGTATTTTGCGGTTCTGGAAGGTTGGAAGCTACGAAGGTATGTTCGATTTGATAGATCACATAAGGACACCAGCCTTGTGAAACCATATACaactaattttgtaaatgtTCTGAAGGTGCTCCTTGCCTCGTCAACACAACCGCCTCTTCGCTGTTCTATATAAAACCAGATTTCGAGGGAATGGAACATCACAAGGAGATGTAAGCTCTTTGTTTTCCTACTAAAATATCTAATTGTATTTGTTGCTACTGTCAAATACGTTAATACACTTTCTATATTTACCGCAGATCTGAAATCGCTGGACGTTACTATATAGAACATATAATGGAGCACGTAGGGGAGAATGCAGTACCTTGAGAATAAAGGAACTAGATGGGCGAAAGGGAGAACTCAGGGAGTTTagcatatttatttaaagaacCGGCACAGATCTATgcaatttattaacttttttttccccGGTGTGTTTGTACTTTTGAGTGAACCCAATGTTACGCTGATTATGGATAATATATGGTTatgttttgtcaacaaaatataaaatttagtactCCGCaatatatgtacgtacataacAATAGTTATCTACGATAAGTGAACATGTCAACACTATCCAACCATCGCATTATGTCCTCTCTAATGGACCATATAAAGCCCACAAACAGATATATTTCGCTTTAAAAAGCTTCTTATTCAAACAGAAAACCGTTTGCTTGAGATTTCTAAAAAGCCCACACGAGTAATAGGCCCATCTAGGGCAGCCGGGAacaatttctccaacaattatagttaaacaaaaatgtgggcttagaaattaaaaagggCCATCATAAACATGTTACAAAAAGCTATGTTGGCACTTAGGAAAAAAGAGTATTATCCTCACGCCAAGTAAAGATAACACGTCTATTGTCGCCCATGCACTACGTATTAGCTGGACATGTTGTACGGTTGTGGCCAACCTGTTGACACTGAGAACAAGCATGCTGTTTGCGGGGCCGCTTCGTCTCCAACGCAACCTCGACAAAAGACTTCCTCCTCGTCATCTTTGGCCTTCCTGGAGGATTCCTAACAAAAGGCGGTTTACATCTGGACGGTGTAATATCAGTAGGAACGATGCAGGATGTATCTATCGGCATTATCGCCTCCGCATACCCACTGCAGAGGCTGTCTCTGCGGAAGTATGGATGGTGCTGGTTTATAACTGATACGTTGGCCGTATATGCGGCTGCGATAGCATGTACGCATGGCATCCTCTCTAGATCAAAACGCCTACATGAACACCTCTTATACCTCAGATTGACAACATGCGTTGAGTTACCACCACTTACTTCAAATCGATCTTCATCAATTTCTTGAACCTTTAGACGCCTTGACTGTTCAATACGTGCCTATGAGTAAATCAAAGCGTAAGTTCatataaccaaaacaacaaaacatatccACTAACATTTTTCAGGCCTTTCGTTAACATATATATCGATGGATATGTTAATGAATGTCACACCTGTAACAGGTTCTCCACTCCTTTGGTGAGTAAAGTTGGCATTGCGGCAGCTTGTTTTCTCCTTGTAGCAAACCAACGTGTCAACATATTCCGAACAGCTTCTAGTAACTCTACAATGGGATAGGCTCTGGCAGGATTCAGTACTTTGTTTAGCGATTCTGCAATGTTGCTCGTGGTGAAGTTGTACCTATCACCAGGAAAGTGCGCCCTGCTCCACTTGGTTACATCTGCACGAACCAAGTAAGCATGCAGTTGCGGATTCGCTTCTTGAATTTGCTGGAAGATTTCTTCGAAATCAACTACACGGTACGCTGCAGCTGCTTTTTTTACCAGCCGGAATGTTTCGCTCCCACTAAATCTCAGGATAATATTCTTGTGAAGATGATAAGTGCAGATTCCTCGACTTGCCAGGGGGTACACTTTAGCGATAGCTTTACCAATAGATTTATGCCGGTCAGATATCAGTGcaagctcttcatcatcagGAATTACACTACTTAATTGAGTAAAGAACCATTCCCACGACACGTCGTTCTCTGTATCAACAACCGCATACGCCAgagggaaaatattaaaattcccaTCTTGTGTTGTCGCTATCAGAAGAGTCCCTTTGAATTCACCTTTCAAAAAGGTTccatctacaactacaactttCCGCATATACCTGAAACCCTTAATGCATCCAGCAATCGCAATGAAAACATACTTGAATCTGTCTTCTGCATCAACGACCAGTCTAGTAAGGGTCCCCGGATTAGAGGACCTCAGCCTGTATAAATATGCCGGTAATTCAGCGTATCCACTTTCAGGTGTACCCCTAACATACTCCCGCGCCTTTATAAGTGTACGATGTGCCTTCCAGTAGCCAAgctattatatgaaaatggtcAGTAAAAGACATCAGCACTAAACACTATCAACTAGATCGAATTATAAATTTCTCtccattatttatatttatattcaccccaaaatcaaacactttttATAACACATTATCAACACGATCACTCTACAGTgggttataattatatatatatatatatatataatatgtcaTTATACTCTATATGTTATTCAACCAGACGGTATGTTGCCTCGTTAAATAttcaatggttttttaaaataccattatttatttattactatagTGGGAGGTATTGCACCCTGataagtaattattttaatgGTTGCTTAATGCACCATAACAATGGACGGCTCAGCTGTAGATAATGTATATAACTCCGTCACCATAATTGATTTACTGTTATAATGTGGATGACTCTGTCACCATAATATTGCCGTTAAGTTATATTTACATTATGGTTATATAAGGAGGCTCAGCCACCTTTATATTATGGTTAGTATATAAGGAGGCTCAGCCACCTTTATATTAACATGTATCTGAAATTGCTAAATTTTAActgattgatttttaaatttatgatttattttatgtttgctACTATTTACCAACGGtcacaaagaaaaaatttcaaatctatTACACTTTTCAAACTGCTATGAACAGtaatttttcattctatatataCACTCATATTTTCACTCTTCCATTCATCTAAATTCGCATCACTTCTCATAAAATGTTCTAAGGAAAGTTGTTTAAGTTTGCATCTTGGAAAATGATTAGCTTgtttttaattgtatgtttaattgcaattattactTGTATTTACAGTCTCTTCGTTGGAGAATTTACTCACAAAGAGTTTACCATTAACATTGGTCTACTTGTCTATCTATTTGTGTTCTTTCTAATCGCTtgcattaataatataaatggtgcattctaataatatttattcACTTTTGTGTTTAGATAACTAATGGCAAACATTGAGAATCTTAAGTTTTCGGCTCTCAAAATTACTAGAGCAAAATACATAGCATGGATGACATATGTGGAACTCTATTTAGAGTCGCAAGAATTGTCAGAGAccataaaattggaaaatatgTCGCCTTCCAAAGGGCCAAGGTaaagacccttgaccgaaaagataagtgcacttttggtgacataggtggccaaatcaattcttttaaacctttctgcATGTCCTTGGAATCGAGGTGTCACAATTTTCCCCACTAACAAATCACAATGTCTCGTTGTGCACtaagaccgtcacccccgacaGTGTGAGCCCACTCGGCTCCACACTTGTCTAGTTAGGCTctaataccacttgtaacgccccgaccgccacctcttagtggagcctatgtccaatcccagtccatgggtccaccttccttaatgggcctcatgtcctctcactaggcccgtgagcccatccatatttGACGGGTTGTTTGCTACGTCGatgaggctttaaagacttgtttactgtccctacaaatcaccacatgatcttttcctgtgttttttcTTCACTAGCAcaattccgacaatcacttcccggaaggtcacccatcctgagactattCCAACTCAAGCACgtttaactctagagttctctcatgacacttgaccgaaaagataagtgttcttttggtgacataggtgggcaaatcaattcttttaaacctctttaCATGTCCCTAAAATCGGGGTGTCACAACAATTGATTGCAAGACCATTGATCATGAGATCAAAACTCCCAACCTCTATATGGGGACATGCCATCTTGGATGCAGAAGCACTAATTCGGATAAGACCAAGTGCATATCATAAGTATTCCCCTTTACAGTTCGCATTTAGTCGAGAACCAAATATATCCCATCTAAGGATTTTTGGTTGTGCGATATATCTGCGTATAGCACCTCCACAACATACAAAGATGAGATCACAAAGAAGGTTGGGTATATATACTGGTTGTGATTCTCCATCAATTATAAGATACCTAGAACCACAGACTGATGATGTCTTTACGACACGTTTTGCCGATTgtcattttgaagaaaaagtttTCTCGGTTCtaggggagaaaataaacaagtaGGAAAATATATCAAATGGTGTGTACCATCTTTGTTACACCTTAATCCTCCTACAAAGCAGTATGAAATATAAGTTCGACGAATCATACGTATGCAGAGTATTGCAAATCAACTTCTTGATGCATTTGTTAATACCAAAACAATAAGTAAATCATATATACCAGTTGCAAATGTTCCTGCTAGAATTGAAATACCACAAGAACATGGATAAGCAGATGATACACGAGAGTTTATAACATGTTTGAAGGGTGGTAGCCTAGTTGGTTCTAAGGATAATAATcctagaaaaagtaaagaagttGAAAAGCATGATATACCCAAAATAGCAGAGAAGCATT
This genomic window contains:
- the LOC109132928 gene encoding uncharacterized protein LOC109132928; amino-acid sequence: MVTELYTLSTAEPSIVMLGYWKAHRTLIKAREYVRGTPESGYAELPAYLYRLRSSNPGTLTRLVVDAEDRFKYVFIAIAGCIKGFRYMRKVVVVDGTFLKGEFKGTLLIATTQDGNFNIFPLAYAVVDTENDVSWEWFFTQLSSVIPDDEELALISDRHKSIGKAIAKVYPLASRGICTYHLHKNIILRFSGSETFRLVKKAAAAYRVVDFEEIFQQIQEANPQLHAYLVRADVTKWSRAHFPGDRYNFTTSNIAESLNKVLNPARAYPIVELLEAVRNMLTRWFATRRKQAAAMPTLLTKGVENLLQARIEQSRRLKVQEIDEDRFEVSGGNSTHVVNLRYKRCSCRRFDLERMPCVHAIAAAYTANVSVINQHHPYFRRDSLCSGYAEAIMPIDTSCIVPTDITPSRCKPPFVRNPPGRPKMTRRKSFVEVALETKRPRKQHACSQCQQVGHNRTTCPANT